In Anas acuta chromosome 6, bAnaAcu1.1, whole genome shotgun sequence, the following are encoded in one genomic region:
- the UBE2F gene encoding NEDD8-conjugating enzyme UBE2F isoform X1, which translates to MLTLASKLKRDDGVRGPRTSSPASDSTRRVSVRDKLLVKEVAELEANLPCTCKVNFPDPNKLHYFQLTVIPDEGYYQGGKFQFEIEVPDAYNMVPPKVKCLTRIWHPNITEMGEICLSLLREHSIDGTGWAPTRTLKDVVWGLNSLFTDLLNFDDPLNIEAAEHHLRDKEDFRNKVEDYIKRYAR; encoded by the exons ATGCTAACGCTGGCAAGCAAGCTGAAGCGGGATGATGGTGTCAGAGGACCCCGTACGTCCAGTCCAGCTTCTGACTCGACTCGGAGGGTGTCTGTTCGAGACAAACTGCTGGTTAAAG agGTTGCAGAACTTGAAGCTAATTTACCTT GTACATGTAAAGTGAATTTTCCTGACCCAAACAAGCTTCATTACTTTCAGCTAACTGTAATCCcag atgaGGGCTATTACCAAGGTGGAAAGTTTCAATTTGAAATTGAAGTTCCTGATGCCTACAATATGGTG CCTCCAAAAGTAAAATGCTTGACAAGAATCTGGCATCCGAACATTACAGAGATGGGAGAAATCTGCTTAAG tttattgaGAGAACATTCAATTGATGGCACTGGCTGGGCTCCAACTAGAACGTTAAAG GATGTTGTCTGGGGATTAAACTCTTTATTTACT GATCTTTTGAATTTTGACGATCCCCTGAATATTGAGGCTGCAGAGCATCATTTGCGTGACAAG
- the UBE2F gene encoding NEDD8-conjugating enzyme UBE2F isoform X3 yields the protein MLTLASKLKRDDGVRGPRTSSPASDSTRRVSVRDKLLVKEVAELEANLPCTCKVNFPDPNKLHYFQLTVIPDEGYYQGGKFQFEIEVPDAYNMVPPKVKCLTRIWHPNITEMGEICLSLLREHSIDGTGWAPTRTLKVFEGVSNVSALKYCVIEVVLVVLITPGGN from the exons ATGCTAACGCTGGCAAGCAAGCTGAAGCGGGATGATGGTGTCAGAGGACCCCGTACGTCCAGTCCAGCTTCTGACTCGACTCGGAGGGTGTCTGTTCGAGACAAACTGCTGGTTAAAG agGTTGCAGAACTTGAAGCTAATTTACCTT GTACATGTAAAGTGAATTTTCCTGACCCAAACAAGCTTCATTACTTTCAGCTAACTGTAATCCcag atgaGGGCTATTACCAAGGTGGAAAGTTTCAATTTGAAATTGAAGTTCCTGATGCCTACAATATGGTG CCTCCAAAAGTAAAATGCTTGACAAGAATCTGGCATCCGAACATTACAGAGATGGGAGAAATCTGCTTAAG tttattgaGAGAACATTCAATTGATGGCACTGGCTGGGCTCCAACTAGAACGTTAAAG GTGTTTGAAGGAGTGAGCAACGTGTCTGCACTTAAATACTGTGTAATTGAGGTAGTGTTGGTTGTTCTGATAACTCCAGGAGGGAACTAA